ACCTGTAACTGCGAGTATCGATACCTCCAAAAAGGGTACCGATATTTTTTGTCATAAATGCTAATTCAATGACCGTTGGAATGAAATAATCGATACTTCGTAAGGTTTACGTAAAACAGAATGCTATTTTGTATCATTTTTAAGAATGGTATCGATTATTCcataaagtatcgataccagaAACATGATACCgataatttttagggtttctgaaaACAGAATGCCTTTTTTTATCTCGATTTTTCTAAAGGTATTGATATTtccaaaattatcgatacctgTGCATAAGGTATTGATACCTGTTGCCCTGGAGCAAATTtaacttgtttgaaaatcattttaaaatgattttaacttgattgaaatcattttgacttgttaaaatcatttgcacttgattttaaaattgtttcaaagttTGATCTCTTagacttcaaatttaaaattattgtcaATTTTAGCttatattcaaaaacacttttaatttgttatatcaaaatattttatcaaataaagcttagttTAACACAATGCTCATGTAAGACATTTTTTAGCCACTTGAGCATGAACAAAGCAATGAGGAGGATTAACTTTACTTCTAAGAAAGAAAGCCTATATAAATAAGTTGTAGGCTTTAAAGCCATCATtattgttcgtattttttttctttgaattaatataaagaaactAGAGGGTTTTTTAAACTCTGAGTTTTTCTAACTTGTTTGAACAGCCCTAGTTCTTCCTATTGTTGTTCTTTTCTCCCCAAAACCACATCATTTTAGACACAAGACACAAGTGGATGTCATATGCTTGCATCATAAAGGCATAAAAACATCTTAGATAAGTCTTAAATCTTAAGAACTCTCATTATTCCAATGTCTCTTAGACTAATCACTATCTGTTCACTTTAACCCTCCTTTTCAACTAGCTCGTGATCAGGAATAGAAATAGACCAGTCATTTCtcaattttgaataataaaagaaaaaaaaacttttgaaatcatAGATCCAGTTAATGCCATAATCAATATCTGAGCATAGAACAGTTTACTTAAGGTCCACGAAAATAGCATGCATGCAAAAGGCATACCTCTTGCTGTCTTGGCTGTCCATCATCTCCAAACTACCACTTTGTTTTTCATCTTTAACCTCAGAAAGTGCTGAGAAAAACTGAAATGAAGTATATGGCACAATTATAAGCAGTCTCTCCCTCAAAGTAGCAGACAAGGATAGCACAACGGAATAGGaatatagaaaaacaaataggTGAAGGATTCAGTGTGTGCTTCACTGGCCAGCATAAGCATATACAAGCACCTATATAAGCTTAAATTACCTGATGCATGGAGATAATCACAACTGATATTCCTAAAACAAAGTTGATAGTCAGTGTGTGACCAAACAACACAGCAGATGCTATGCCAGTAAAAATTGTGGCAATGGTTGAGGAGTACTTTTTCAAGATTGTATCTGCAAGAACAAGGAACCAAATTTGAGAAGACAAAATACAAAcaatatgaaaatcctataagCAGTaagcaaataaagaaataaacaaaatatggtGTCACTAATAATGCAAGGTTCTACTAAGAAAGAAGCAACCAGTTGGCCAAAGAAAGAAATCTAGTGAACGTACTGAAATATGGAAACTGGTTTCACAAATTTTTAGCAGGATAATCAACAGCACTATATGGTATGAAATGTTTTGGGTCTTAATTATACAGTTAGATCATTCTCACATGAACCAAGACTACGGGAACTCCAAGTGTAGTCATAAAAACTGGTCCAAATGTCATACTTGACTGAAGAGAACTTATTCCTTTCCCATGAACATACAAAAATGATTAACCAAGTATCACATAAAGTTCCTTTCCATATATCGATGATTCTTTACAATCATGATCAGGATCAGCTAAAACTTAAATCAAACCATGATGTAAAAAAGCCACCTTTATGCCTAATTAGCAGAATAGCTGAAAAGTTTCCAGTTAAACTAGATATTTAGCTACAGAACAGTTTAACATTTTCCCAAAAATGGTTTTTTGAAAAAGGTAAATTGCATACATGTAATTTCCGGGTGTTTTGTTAGCTTAACTTGCAGAATAGCTGaaaccatctttctttttattttttttattaatatttttataacaggTTGCACAAAGAACCCTCTCCTATCCCTCTAACCACAGTATCTAGATGACCAGACTATGACCTTGAATCACTAACTTCCCTAAGAAATGTTTTTTTGGGTAAAAGCTTCAATTAGGAGATAGCATCAGTTGCCATTATTGCTTTATACATTTGCATGGCCTCTATGACAGACACAGTTGATGGTTGTAAAATTTTCCAAAGAGCTTCAATCAATGATGGCAGCTATTTAGGCTATGATGTCAGCAGGAATTACTTTCTCTACAAACAAGCTGGAAACCATAAGCAGTTAATATTAGTGTACGATTTAGTCTGTTGCACATTGTCATAAAGGCATGAAGGATAACCAAGCGTTAAACTTACAATATGTTTCGTTGGCATGAATAGCTAACTAACTCAGGGCTAATTCAGAGAGCTATATCAAGTCATGCGTTTGATTCACCTCAATATTATTCAGCTGAATAGCCTATTACAGCCAAACCATGAATATAGCTCAAGGAATAGCCTCAAAAAATTTATTCCCAAAACACCCACAATACCAACATTCACAAAACTAAAAtcttaacaaaataccaaatcaaaaataatcaataattttaaaatataataaatcaaaatgatcTTTTCCACTCCCATGCGAAGGGAGTTTTGGTTGCTCCAAatattgcaaaagaaaaaagaagaggaagaacaTATCAAGAATCTGGAGCACTTGGAGTGGCAGCCGACATGGATTTTGCCAATTTCTTTTGTAGATTTACAGTTTTCTGGtgatttttagagaaaattaactgaaaaaaactgaaatgttgatattgaaatgatgGATGACATGAAGTTGGGGAATTTTTTGGGTAAGGTTACAGCGGTCAGCAACGGTGGTCATGGTGGCTGGAGGTGGTTGAGTCGTCAAAAACTGGAAAGAGACTAATTTGTTTTTCTGGGTTTAGTAAAGAGACGAACATTTAGATGGGTTTTTCTGGGCTTAGTATATAGAAGATGAAAGTTTACGGTAAGGGGAAGAATGGGAAAGAATCCGGAAAGAGAAAGGCTAAAAAAGCTaacttatatatttctaaaattcctaaaataataaattatatccaaaattattttttaatgtaatatctaaaatatttttaaataatattttaaattaatgtaaaatatgatttatattaaatttgatataaagtaaataacatataaaatttacttaaatcaaatattaacgtttagtatattttattaaaataactaattttaaatgcttataattattattttgataatgaaattttaatataattgtaaaaatattttaattaattatattttaaaaagttgataatagttttatatattattaaataatttatttagatctaagatattaataatataattaaaatactattgtTATATAAATGTAAAGTTGTACCATAAATCATTTTACCCAACCAAACAATGTAAACTATTACTACTCTATTTCATGCCAATACTATTACCTCTTTATTTCATTCCCACCAAATAGGCTAATTCAATTCCTACTCTATTTCATCTCAGTGAACCAAACGTGCTCTTAATGTTGGTACCTCCTTTTCACCCTTTTAAAACCAATTCAGGTCATGCAGATATGCATGCATTAACTCTATTTTTCCAAGGTCTTATTAGCTATTAGTATTTTCCAGTAACCCCTTCATCTGCTTAGACTTTTTCCATTATCTACACACACTCTTTACGATTGAAATTTACCTGCatatttgaagaagaaagatgataagATCCCTTGGGCTGCATTGTTGTATATTAAGAGCACGGTAGCCTTTGAATGTCCCTGCAGGATATCCAAGCTATTGGGACCTAAAATAAAAGCAAGAAGATCATGGAATTACGGCAACTAATCAGAAAAAGATTGAGTTTGCTTAAAGCAATATATACTAGCACTACAGGTTAAAATATCAGTACAGATATATAGAGAGAGGAGGAATATAATTACACGTGcaaaactaaatttttgaatcaatctaatattttaacaagCTGACTGTTGGATTTAGGAATATTATTCAACTTTTCATTAACATAAACTTTTGAATCAATCTGATATCACTATTACATCGCTCAAAACTGCTGAATTTCTCTAAAATATTTGAtggttgaaatttttgtatttaacaAATAGCTAAACATTTTAACTTACTCTAGACTCGATACACACAAGGACTACAATGGTTGGATTAAACAAATATACTCACTCATATAAGAAGTTATGGAAGTAtgtaaaagtaatttaattttacactaATTTAAGCCGATGACTAAAACACCAGACTAAAGGTTAAACCAGTTAAAATTTCAGTTTCTAGTTCAACTAGCCAATTCaattataagaataaaattaataaattttgacaaGACTGCCAATTTCAGGATTACTTTTATTGAATactttaatactttttatattgGTTAATGTGCTTATGGTCTTCCCAAGTTACTTTGTTTCAATGTTATAGTGCTGGTCTAAGAGGAGTGGTCCCACATGTTTCATCTCcacaatagaaaaataataataattgaaaaatggaGCTATCTTCTTCTAATGCAATTTTACTTCTCTCTTTCTTAAtgccaaaaaagaaagaaaatatgcatcttcaaactttattaaccaaaaaaatgtCTTTGTTAACTCACCAAACTTCCAGAGTTCAACAGAAGATACAAACTAGCTCcaaattattgtatttaacaTACAAACTTCCCGTTTTAAACAAGAAAGTTCAAGAAACTTATCAGTGTTTTGGAAGAGACATAGTGGAGTTAGAGGTTCGCAGACACAGAGGGTTCTAATTCCGATTTTATAGGGATTTTCAGGTTCAATGATGATTTTTTCAGTACTGATTTCTGGTTTTTCTCCGGTTTTGGCTGGTTCATTATTTTTCCAGTTGCTTGTGATGTTGAACTGCCGGACCTAACGGTTCCCAATTGAATTGGTCAATTGGATCCTGTTCTTACATCGTGGATTGAAGTGGATCCCTTATATGTATGtaagtaagtatgtatgtatgtatgtatgtatgtatgtatgtatgtatgtatgtatgcatgcatgtcTGAAGAAATTTGTGCGGAAAAAGTAGCAAAATGTGATCAATGAAAGCTCAGTTGATAATCATCATAATTTCCTCCAAATATTCAAAGCTTATCAGCAGCTTCAGGCCACCAGGCAGCAACAGTGAATTCCAAGCTTAGACTTCCTACCTTTAAAAATTGCAGTTCCAAGAATGGCTAGGAAATTGAAAATGGCACCATATCCATAAAGAAACAAGTTCTGTGGAACACATAAAGCAACCACAAATTAATGGAGTATTCAAACTAATGGTCAAAAAATCCTTGTTGACCACTTGgagagtttttatttttctttccctcaTTAAGAATCAATGCTAAAGTCCAGAACACAATAATATCATTATAAACGCACCTGATGGTAAATGCTTGTCTCAAACTGGCTCTTTAAAGCATATTCATTAAAGACAGATGCTAGGGATGGAACAGTAACCTGCATTAATGTCATAGAGTTAAGTTTCATTGAGTCACAATCTCTAGCATAATAGATGCATTAATGTTATACATATAACTAAAGATTGTTCACACTATGCTATAGCAGTGTCTTTGTGAGAGGGGCACAATTAGCACAATAGTTCACCCTTCATTATTCTTTGCAGTTTGTGTTTTCATAGTCTTTTGGGCCATATGTAGGTTTTCTTCACTAGTTGTTTTTACCATGCTGTAGCACTtcccatatttatttattaccaGCCATTTTTGAACTTATGTCTGTAAAACATCATTTTTTGGTCCTGAAATCCTATTATCCTAAACTATCAATTGACTCTAAAATCCCAACCCAAAAAAGTAAGTTTGTCAACTATGAACTATCAATTGATTctatttctattctttttttttctattgacATATTAAAATTACTAGGGAGTAGGGATCTTTATGAAACCAACATAGTATTCAACTATTCTAGTAACTTGATTTGATCAACTCTAGCATCAAGATCTTAACTAGATATATATTTAGATAGATGATTTTGAAAGACTGCATAGTCAATTATGAGAATTTATTAGTCAATTTACTCAAGCTCAAACCTAAATAGCTGGAATAATTATTGTATAATTTCTAAGAGATAGTCAAGTAGTTGTAATAATGGAGAGTTTtgattaatttacaaatttgtaACAGCTTAGAAAGTGCAATGGTTAACAAATAGTGTGAAAGCCCTGTTTATATTATAACTAAAGTTagttttttatcttttctaatTCACATTTAACATTAATTGCTTCAAAAGACCAAAGGTCTAAATCAACCATTTAATATAGTTTTAACttaacaaatcataaaatttaccTTACTCATCCTTAATTTCGTTACTATTTTAACTTTGATAGGTAACCAAAAAGTCCTCCCCCAAACACACTATTAGTATATTACCTGTTGCAACTTTCACACGCCCCACTAGTTCATTGCAAAATAACTGCTTAAGCTGTGTTAAGCTAAACTATAATCTGTAAATAAGCAATTtctaattttctatatttatgaACAAAGTGCAAAAAAATATGCATCTCAAAAGTCCTACTGTATGAATAACATCATTGCAAGATAAAATCCTTCGTAATAGAGCCAGTTCAAACTGTCACCATATCGATTAAGTGAAGCAATTGTTTTAAGAACTTACGAAAATTAGTGTATACAAGTATGCGCCAGTTGCAACCGGAAGACCAAATGAAGTAGTACCCTCTGGTAAAGACCGCAACTGGTTTATGCTAATTCCAATAAGCAACAAAGCAAGAGCCTCCCACTGTTATAAACATGTATCAGCAACCACATGTGCAACATGGATAAACTATAACcaattaattattccaaagacCCACATATTTGCTTTCAGTTTTTGGATAATTGGCTGAGATGCAGTgcaatgaaaaaaatcattctGCTCAAACAAACCTGAATGATAGAAAACCGCCGTTTCATGATCATCTTTAACAAGATAGCTATTACCAAAACCTGCATATGTTGGACGGCACTGAAATAGATTCACTAAGAATTCTCACAGAAAACCAAAAGAAACAGTAAGATCATGTGCATAGTACTTATTTTTTTCCATGGAGGACAGCAGTATAAAGTTAGTTTTCACTTCTAGATAAAATGagtcataaaaaaaatagtatttaGGATCCATCACTCATTGATTGTGGTGGTAATTACCATGTGATGAGCGAGCAAAAGGAAATGATCATAAACTAACCCAAAATACATTTTGTTAGAGTGAAAAGGAGATTGGTTAGAAACTATGCTATTTAAGTAATCCTTAAACAATATGTATTATTCTACCTTCAGGTTGCTAAGCATCTTCACAGTTGCAGGATTGAAATAAAGCTACAAAGGAATAACAGCATAATTATTAGAAAACTactactttaagaaaaacaagccaaagaatattaataagttattttaGTTGTGGATAAATAGTTTAACAGAAACACAGTGCATAGTTAaattctatttctcaaaattctataGAATTTTGTTATTATGGTGACATAGAAGAAGCAGAAAAGATAAGTAAGAAAACACCACCTGCATGATAAACTTTAGGTAATTATTAATAGCATAAAGCAGAGCTGGAACTGCAAGAAGCACATTATTTCGAGCAGCCTGTCAAATTTTAAGAACAAAGAGAACGACACCTTGAGGTCAAAAAGATGTTGTCGATGAATTCCCATGGTTCGTATCATTTCAGAGAAGTGGATTCTGAGAAAAACAATTCAGTCTAGATAAGGAGAATAATGAACTAAAAGTTTCAAAAGGACTTGATGTCACATAATGATGGTTTTGCTAGACCAAAGTGATATCACGTTAATAGTAGTACAGATATTTAGTTTACAGAATGCAACCCAAACACATTTTTGTCAACCAAAAAGATGCATAATTGAAAGCATTTTTGTCAGAAAACCCATAATATGAATAGAGTTCAaattatataaactattaagaaaattaaaggaaCAACTTTTTTATGGTTCAGCTATAACACAGACACACACACCAGTAGACGCACAAGTGAAGCATAAAAAATACAGccactcaaaaaaaaaagaaggctAGGAACATAACTTCACTACGGaaagataaaacaaaattgatgGCTCATCTAACATTAGTCTCATCAAAGTTGAACACTGCATAGTGCTGTGTCCCACCAAATTTACTGCAAAAGATCAAGAAAACGTATAAAGAAGCCAAATCtatgtgaaattaaaaacatttcacCAACCTGCTGCATCTTTACTTTCAGGATGGCAACTGGAATTCTTCTAACTTCTCTacattttttacccaaaatatCTAAAAAGCATCAACTAGGATCACAAAAAATAACCATGTTGGTATTACCAGAAAGCATGTATGGTTAAGTCAGTTCCTTAATCAGTCACACAATTTAACACTCAATACAAAGTGATCCCATTTCATCAGAAGAACCCTAAAAGATTAACATTAAACTACTAATAAGCCCAACCGTTGGTCTTCAGCATTGCCTACAAGTTCTAATCACTTGTTGCAACACATATTTAACTCAAGCTTGGAGTAGTTTCCTTCTTTATCAGAAGCTTAATGAGATACAACATAAAACCATCAAGATTATTAATATTACTCAGAATCAATAGTGAAATTAGTGATACAAAAACTAATGATACAATTGCAATCAGAATCATAGAGTTGTGGAAGTAAATTTCTTACCTGCACtaatgaagaaattgaaagaagagATTTCTCACCAACTTTCTTATGTCGAGCCTTTAAAGAGAGAAAGAGTTAAATAAGAACAACAGTTACATCTAACAAAcgatttaataaaaagaatctGAACATTTCATAAGATATAATTGATGGACTTGGACTTCCACTAATCTTTGAAATGCAACTGTTCCTATTCCTACTGAATGCTAACAGCAAGCACATTGATCTTATACAGGCTCTGCTTGGTAACTTTTTCTAACACTGTAGGTCAATCAGCACAAACAATTTTTACCTTAGCAATCCCTCTAATTTCCAGAACTAATGCAGCAGATCTCTCTGTCCTTGACAACTCTAGATTATCTGATAATGGTTAGAAACGAACATAATCTATTTGTTCCTGCATGTCAGGAGTGCCCCCACTAAATATAATTTCTATTGTCTTATACTAGGAGAATTTGTGAGCTTACAGAAATAGTTGACGAATTTTGTAACCCCGTCCCTCTTTCAGACCCCTCCAGTTTTCTTTGACTTATCTAACCTAGTATAGAAAACAAATCTAAATCAACCTTAAACTCAGCAGGTAAAACCACCACTCAATTGAGAATACAACTCCAAAAGGACAAAAGAGTCATGCAATGGACACCAAACTTGATTTAGTGAAGAAAAGGGATTCAATAGGAGATAATGGTCTAAGCCTCATAAACTTTATGATAATTAAAgcagaaaaaacaaagaataaatggCAGCAATACTTAGTAAAAGAGTTCAAAATTTCACAAGAGGGTTTATCTGAATGCTGAATGATATGTCTAACAAACTATATATGCTGACTCAATCCTTCAATGttgacttatttatttatagctAAATGAACACTTGACAAGCATATGAACCTGTTTGTGGAGTTCTTAAACCCCACTTTACCTATATGGGTGAAAAAACACCTCCTATTCGAAAGATGAAGGTTAATAAAATGCTAGAAGTACCTGGAACAAGAGCATAGTAATGGCGAAAATAACTTTGGCCACCTCAGTGAGAAAGTTAACGCTAATGGGACTAAACTTGAAACCGCCATCCACCTTTGACATATAAACCAATATAGGCTGCAAtaatacacacacacacacacatatctatatatatatagagagagagagagagagttagAATGCAAGGAAATCACAGATCAACATTGCCGGCTAGATTTGATGATTACAAGAAATGAACTGACCTGAAAACCGACCAAAACACAGTCCCCACCGACCAAAAGAACATTGAGGAAACGAGTTTTGGAGGAGAGATGGCTGCGGTGCCTGTCATAAGCCCTCGAAATGGTTTTACTAGTGGGCGATGCTATTTTTGAATGACAAACACTGCATTCTATCATCCCCGCCTGCGCCTGCACCTTCccaactaaatttttatattttcatgatcATCCAAGCTTGATTAAGCTTACTCATGCCttggatttttcaatttttaaatgtttatcaAGTTTTCACTAATGGGTATTTGAAGAAATTGTGTTTGATTTTGATGGAAATTAGAAGTAAGACTTTTGCGCATGTTAGAACTGTAATGATCCTGGTGTTAAAAAATATGGTTT
The nucleotide sequence above comes from Gossypium raimondii isolate GPD5lz chromosome 13, ASM2569854v1, whole genome shotgun sequence. Encoded proteins:
- the LOC105782548 gene encoding CMP-sialic acid transporter 3 isoform X1, with the protein product MIECSVCHSKIASPTSKTISRAYDRHRSHLSSKTRFLNVLLVGGDCVLVGFQICVCVCVLLQPILVYMSKVDGGFKFSPISVNFLTEVAKVIFAITMLLFQARHKKVGEKSLLSISSLVQAARNNVLLAVPALLYAINNYLKFIMQLYFNPATVKMLSNLKVLVIAILLKMIMKRRFSIIQWEALALLLIGISINQLRSLPEGTTSFGLPVATGAYLYTLIFVTVPSLASVFNEYALKSQFETSIYHQNLFLYGYGAIFNFLAILGTAIFKGPNSLDILQGHSKATVLLIYNNAAQGILSSFFFKYADTILKKYSSTIATIFTGIASAVLFGHTLTINFVLGISVVIISMHQFFSALSEVKDEKQSGSLEMMDSQDSKRSKDTSILNMTTGANEDASHRVHEDEKRLLPV
- the LOC105782548 gene encoding CMP-sialic acid transporter 3 isoform X2; translation: MIECSVCHSKIASPTSKTISRAYDRHRSHLSSKTRFLNVLLVGGDCVLVGFQPILVYMSKVDGGFKFSPISVNFLTEVAKVIFAITMLLFQARHKKVGEKSLLSISSLVQAARNNVLLAVPALLYAINNYLKFIMQLYFNPATVKMLSNLKVLVIAILLKMIMKRRFSIIQWEALALLLIGISINQLRSLPEGTTSFGLPVATGAYLYTLIFVTVPSLASVFNEYALKSQFETSIYHQNLFLYGYGAIFNFLAILGTAIFKGPNSLDILQGHSKATVLLIYNNAAQGILSSFFFKYADTILKKYSSTIATIFTGIASAVLFGHTLTINFVLGISVVIISMHQFFSALSEVKDEKQSGSLEMMDSQDSKRSKDTSILNMTTGANEDASHRVHEDEKRLLPV
- the LOC105782548 gene encoding CMP-sialic acid transporter 2 isoform X3, giving the protein MQCSTLMRLMLDEPSILFYLSVVKAARNNVLLAVPALLYAINNYLKFIMQLYFNPATVKMLSNLKVLVIAILLKMIMKRRFSIIQWEALALLLIGISINQLRSLPEGTTSFGLPVATGAYLYTLIFVTVPSLASVFNEYALKSQFETSIYHQNLFLYGYGAIFNFLAILGTAIFKGPNSLDILQGHSKATVLLIYNNAAQGILSSFFFKYADTILKKYSSTIATIFTGIASAVLFGHTLTINFVLGISVVIISMHQFFSALSEVKDEKQSGSLEMMDSQDSKRSKDTSILNMTTGANEDASHRVHEDEKRLLPV